From Pelosinus fermentans DSM 17108, the proteins below share one genomic window:
- a CDS encoding bifunctional Gfo/Idh/MocA family oxidoreductase/class I SAM-dependent methyltransferase — protein sequence MKRKKIRTVVCGSTFGQFYLEALKTLPEEFELAGLLARGSERSAKCAAYYGINLYTEAGQLPDDIDLACVVLRSGVMGGKGTDMSLRLLERGIHVIQEQPVHHKDVAACLRAARQQNVFFQTGDLYVHLPAVRRFIACAQALLERQNALYIDAAFASQVSYPMMHIFSEALPSIRPWKTGTVSRDGGPFHVMTGTLGKIPAILRVHNEVDPDDPDNYLHLLHRITIGSEGGSLSLTDTHGPVVWQPRLHIPENLNTFGDFAGADPEHLLENSIETLGPSAPVNYKDILTKQWPHAIARDLSTMRERILGGPGAAMRAQQELLCSSQWQEMTANLGYPVLRPGCSHQPLSVNILREAAAEMPDDNVKHHVFEFCFNRETNISSCTEYADSQLCGIDSDCVNLFVGKLDKAVFSSMLYSLQTQGVLTNREREYSIREILSVSNTAPQHQYLIMRWLELLSERGYLKHRGDYFYDAGVVTKEMLQDHWNAVRKIWDGRLGSPLTMDYLISNAEQLPQLMSGEQQAALLLFPEGRMDYANALYRETITARYLNKAVSEAVIRIGAAKKVAPDVESEEPLRVLEIGAGTGATTDVVVPRLKVSAGVLKTDYLFTDVSNFFLSAARERFKDCPWMRFRIANIDKDFIQQGLQTESADIIIAAGVMNNAFNINETVDRLMQILVPGGWILITEPTREFPEMLISQAFMITRPEDDRKNTNTTFMSVKQWQDVFQKTGAAEVLTLPNEDHPLAPLGQKLFAVRKKKHA from the coding sequence ATGAAAAGAAAAAAAATACGTACGGTGGTATGCGGTTCTACGTTTGGACAATTTTACCTTGAAGCGTTAAAAACGTTGCCTGAAGAGTTTGAACTTGCCGGTCTGCTCGCGAGGGGGAGCGAGAGGTCGGCAAAATGTGCGGCATACTACGGGATAAATCTATACACGGAAGCGGGTCAGCTTCCGGATGACATTGATCTTGCCTGCGTCGTGCTGCGCTCGGGAGTTATGGGCGGTAAAGGAACGGATATGTCCCTGAGGCTTCTTGAACGGGGTATTCATGTTATTCAGGAACAGCCTGTGCATCACAAAGATGTGGCGGCGTGTCTCAGAGCAGCGCGGCAGCAAAACGTGTTTTTTCAGACAGGCGATCTTTATGTTCATTTACCTGCTGTTAGACGGTTTATTGCCTGTGCACAAGCCCTGCTGGAACGGCAAAACGCGCTGTATATCGACGCGGCATTCGCTTCTCAGGTTTCTTATCCGATGATGCACATTTTTTCGGAGGCTTTGCCGTCAATTCGCCCGTGGAAGACCGGTACCGTAAGCCGGGATGGAGGACCGTTTCATGTTATGACCGGAACGTTAGGCAAAATTCCGGCCATATTGAGAGTCCATAATGAAGTAGATCCCGATGATCCGGATAACTATCTGCATTTGCTGCACCGAATTACAATTGGTTCCGAGGGAGGAAGCCTCTCCCTTACCGATACTCATGGCCCCGTTGTCTGGCAGCCCCGTCTGCATATTCCTGAGAATCTGAATACGTTCGGCGATTTTGCGGGCGCTGATCCGGAACATCTGCTTGAAAACAGCATAGAGACGCTGGGCCCGTCGGCTCCTGTGAATTACAAGGATATTCTCACGAAGCAGTGGCCCCACGCCATTGCCCGCGATTTGTCGACGATGAGAGAAAGGATTCTGGGAGGTCCCGGCGCAGCTATGAGAGCCCAGCAGGAACTTTTATGTTCCAGTCAGTGGCAGGAAATGACTGCCAATCTAGGATATCCGGTTTTGCGCCCCGGATGCAGTCATCAGCCGCTGTCAGTCAATATTTTAAGGGAAGCCGCTGCCGAAATGCCGGATGACAACGTGAAACATCATGTATTCGAATTTTGCTTTAACAGGGAAACAAATATTTCTTCATGCACGGAATATGCTGACAGTCAGCTTTGCGGCATAGATTCGGATTGTGTGAATTTGTTTGTCGGGAAGCTGGATAAAGCTGTTTTCAGTTCGATGCTATACTCTCTGCAAACACAGGGTGTTCTGACAAATAGGGAACGGGAATACAGCATAAGAGAGATTTTGTCCGTTTCGAATACTGCACCCCAGCATCAATACCTTATTATGCGCTGGCTTGAATTGTTATCTGAACGTGGATATCTAAAACACCGCGGGGATTATTTTTATGATGCCGGTGTTGTGACCAAAGAAATGTTGCAAGATCACTGGAATGCGGTAAGGAAAATATGGGACGGCAGACTTGGTTCACCACTCACCATGGATTATCTGATAAGCAATGCCGAACAGCTTCCGCAACTGATGAGCGGAGAACAGCAGGCTGCGCTCCTGTTATTCCCCGAAGGCAGAATGGACTATGCCAATGCCTTGTATCGTGAGACGATAACGGCCCGTTATCTCAATAAAGCGGTGTCGGAAGCGGTTATCCGCATCGGCGCTGCCAAAAAGGTTGCGCCGGATGTGGAGTCCGAAGAACCGCTGAGGGTTCTTGAGATAGGCGCAGGTACGGGAGCTACCACAGACGTAGTAGTTCCGAGGCTAAAAGTATCCGCCGGAGTTCTTAAAACCGATTACTTGTTCACGGATGTTTCAAATTTCTTTCTCTCGGCCGCACGTGAACGATTTAAAGACTGCCCATGGATGAGGTTTCGGATTGCGAATATTGACAAAGACTTTATTCAGCAGGGCTTGCAGACCGAAAGTGCAGATATAATCATTGCGGCGGGAGTCATGAATAATGCTTTCAATATAAACGAAACTGTAGATAGGCTTATGCAGATTCTAGTTCCCGGAGGATGGATACTTATTACCGAACCTACACGTGAATTTCCGGAAATGCTGATTTCTCAGGCTTTTATGATAACCCGTCCGGAAGACGACAGAAAGAATACAAACACAACATTTATGTCCGTCAAGCAATGGCAGGATGTTTTTCAGAAAACAGGAGCCGCGGAAGTTCTGACACTTCCCAACGAGGACCATCCCCTCGCTCCTCTGGGACAGAAACTTTTTGCAGTGAGGAAGAAGAAGCATGCTTAA
- a CDS encoding saccharopine dehydrogenase NADP-binding domain-containing protein: MIGIIGGYGDVGLQAARMLKEWGKHPLRIGGRNPELAQTKLADEFPHAEWVKVDIEDEKSMKSFLHGCELIVNCAGPSHRIAARVAGMCLSMGCHHVDAGIDEALEMMRGTPQSTAVLYAAGATPGLSGLLPRWLATSFDKVDSMVYYTGALDRFTAAAAEDYLTGVAGKDNEPLAAWKNGARRSAALRRRPGTALPFFPREVALYPYFDAEAEFVATTLSLRDGEWYIAIDGEYVPPVLEEIRPLFLTDWKSAVKRLCTATELDAAGRQKYINFIIQLTGIKNGAGIIRTLVLQADRPSILTGSTAAAAGIAVLEGEIPFGVRPLAEIPDPAKVIARLGSTKYLSIIECSVDDLLQVVEGEI, translated from the coding sequence ATGATCGGTATCATTGGTGGTTACGGGGATGTCGGACTGCAGGCGGCGCGAATGCTTAAAGAATGGGGAAAACATCCGCTGCGGATAGGTGGCAGGAATCCGGAATTGGCACAGACAAAGCTCGCAGACGAATTCCCGCATGCGGAATGGGTTAAGGTTGATATTGAAGACGAAAAGAGTATGAAATCGTTTCTGCACGGATGCGAACTGATCGTCAACTGCGCCGGGCCGTCTCACCGGATAGCAGCACGTGTTGCCGGGATGTGTTTGTCAATGGGTTGTCATCATGTGGATGCCGGTATTGATGAAGCTCTGGAAATGATGCGCGGCACACCGCAAAGCACTGCCGTATTATATGCCGCAGGTGCCACTCCCGGATTATCGGGACTGTTGCCCCGATGGCTGGCTACATCTTTTGATAAAGTGGATTCGATGGTTTATTATACTGGCGCTTTGGACAGATTCACAGCTGCCGCTGCTGAAGACTATCTTACAGGTGTTGCGGGCAAAGATAACGAACCTCTGGCGGCATGGAAAAATGGCGCCCGCCGCTCAGCGGCTCTGAGACGGAGACCCGGAACTGCACTGCCTTTTTTCCCGCGGGAAGTGGCTTTATATCCGTATTTCGACGCCGAAGCGGAATTCGTGGCGACGACCTTATCGCTCCGCGACGGCGAGTGGTACATCGCGATTGACGGAGAGTATGTACCGCCGGTTCTTGAAGAAATACGTCCACTGTTTTTGACTGACTGGAAGAGTGCGGTAAAGCGCCTTTGCACGGCGACCGAGCTTGACGCGGCAGGGCGTCAAAAGTATATAAATTTCATTATACAACTTACTGGAATAAAAAACGGGGCCGGAATAATACGGACACTAGTTCTTCAGGCCGACAGACCTTCAATTCTGACCGGTTCGACCGCTGCGGCGGCGGGTATCGCCGTGCTGGAGGGAGAAATACCTTTCGGAGTGCGCCCGCTTGCTGAAATCCCTGACCCGGCCAAAGTGATTGCCCGGCTGGGCAGTACAAAATACTTGAGTATTATAGAATGTTCGGTTGACGATCTGTTACAGGTGGTGGAGGGTGAAATATGA